One genomic region from Arthrobacter sp. YN encodes:
- a CDS encoding C-terminal binding protein — translation MSEPTTSTAPTNPTKIVITDCDHDSIDIERAVARDAGVELVLAQCRTEDEVIAAAAGADAIVVQYAPITAKVLDALPGLKAIGRYGVGVDTLDVEAATARGVAICNVPDYGTEDVSDHAIALAVSLARGITQLDRGVRRGDHSLGPVQPLHRIGGRVFGVVGLGLIGAATGRKAKGLGYQVIGSDPLLTAGTVTADGITVVGFEELVASADVISLHVPLNQYTHHLINSDVLDRVKPGAVLVNTCRGAVVDTDAVAAALQDGRLHAAGLDVFELEPLPRTSPLLELENAVLTPHAAWYSEESYAELKRRTVENVVEVCAGRAPRNILNSEVLNGSVPA, via the coding sequence ATGTCAGAACCCACCACCTCCACCGCCCCCACCAATCCCACCAAAATTGTCATCACCGATTGCGATCACGATTCCATCGATATCGAGCGTGCTGTCGCCCGGGACGCCGGCGTCGAGCTGGTGTTGGCTCAGTGCCGCACCGAAGACGAGGTCATTGCTGCAGCCGCCGGGGCGGACGCGATCGTTGTCCAGTACGCGCCCATCACCGCCAAGGTTTTGGACGCGCTGCCGGGCCTGAAAGCAATCGGCCGTTACGGCGTCGGGGTTGACACGCTCGACGTCGAAGCCGCCACCGCGCGCGGCGTCGCCATCTGCAACGTCCCCGACTACGGCACCGAGGACGTCAGCGACCACGCGATTGCCTTGGCCGTCAGCCTGGCCCGCGGGATTACGCAGCTGGACCGCGGCGTGCGACGCGGTGATCATTCGCTGGGGCCGGTGCAACCCTTGCACCGGATTGGCGGGCGGGTGTTCGGAGTGGTGGGCCTGGGCTTGATTGGTGCGGCCACGGGCCGGAAAGCGAAAGGTCTGGGCTACCAGGTCATCGGTTCGGATCCGCTGCTGACCGCCGGGACTGTCACCGCGGACGGGATCACGGTGGTCGGCTTCGAGGAGCTTGTTGCCAGCGCTGACGTCATTTCCCTGCATGTCCCCCTCAACCAGTACACGCATCACCTGATCAACAGTGACGTCCTGGACAGGGTGAAGCCCGGCGCCGTGCTGGTCAATACCTGCCGCGGCGCGGTGGTGGACACGGATGCAGTGGCGGCGGCACTGCAGGACGGGCGCCTGCACGCTGCGGGTTTGGATGTTTTTGAGTTGGAGCCCCTGCCGCGGACCAGTCCCCTGCTGGAATTGGAGAATGCAGTCCTCACACCGCACGCGGCCTGGTACTCCGAGGAGTCGTACGCAGAGCTCAAGCGGCGCACGGTGGAGAACGTGGTGGAGGTGTGTGCCGGCCGCGCGCCGCGCAACATCCTCAACAGTGAAGTGCTGAACGGGAGCGTGCCGGCATGA
- a CDS encoding zinc-dependent alcohol dehydrogenase: MSVETAAESTSLTMRAAVWTGPDTIEYRTVPLPEVPEGWALVRSELTGICGTDFSILHGSHPRAEAPVVMGHEITGVVEIAAPGGPAEGTRVTVEPLIYCGKCHPCREGNTHVCRNLKLYGIDVAGSLAEYVALPAETLIPIDSEVPLQEAALAEPLAVAVHAVSRSGLRGGERVVVFGAGPIGILTALVARHEGAGSVLISEPSEDRRRVAEKLGFDTVPSGTDPIEAILEATGGDGADIVFDSAAHPSVAALLPKAVRVLGTIVLVGVYKKPVEVDLQALTFAENTVVGVRVYTRADVERAVKLIEGGELGLGRIPVEVFPLEETPAAFTKAMTAGAVLKVFVGPAAAAVPGKGEA; encoded by the coding sequence ATGAGCGTCGAAACAGCAGCTGAATCCACGTCGCTGACGATGCGCGCAGCAGTCTGGACGGGCCCGGACACCATTGAGTACCGGACCGTGCCGCTCCCCGAAGTGCCGGAGGGCTGGGCCTTGGTCCGATCTGAACTCACCGGCATTTGCGGCACGGATTTTTCCATCCTGCACGGAAGCCACCCGCGCGCCGAAGCGCCCGTGGTGATGGGCCATGAAATCACCGGTGTTGTGGAGATCGCCGCCCCGGGGGGACCGGCTGAGGGCACCCGGGTGACCGTTGAACCGTTGATTTATTGCGGGAAGTGCCACCCGTGCAGGGAGGGAAACACGCATGTGTGCCGGAACCTGAAGCTGTACGGGATCGACGTCGCAGGCTCCCTGGCGGAGTATGTGGCGTTGCCGGCGGAGACCCTGATCCCGATCGACTCCGAGGTTCCGCTCCAGGAGGCCGCGCTGGCCGAGCCGTTGGCTGTGGCGGTGCACGCGGTGTCCCGGTCGGGGCTGCGTGGCGGTGAGCGGGTGGTGGTTTTCGGTGCCGGACCTATCGGTATCCTCACCGCTCTTGTTGCCAGGCATGAAGGTGCCGGGAGTGTGCTGATTTCCGAACCTTCCGAAGACCGCCGCAGAGTGGCTGAGAAGCTCGGCTTCGACACCGTTCCCTCGGGCACCGACCCCATCGAGGCGATCCTGGAGGCAACCGGCGGGGATGGCGCGGACATCGTTTTCGATTCAGCAGCCCACCCGTCCGTGGCGGCGCTGCTGCCCAAAGCGGTCCGCGTCCTGGGCACCATCGTGCTGGTGGGCGTCTACAAGAAGCCGGTGGAGGTTGATTTGCAGGCTCTGACCTTCGCGGAGAACACGGTGGTGGGCGTCCGCGTCTACACGCGGGCCGACGTCGAACGGGCCGTCAAGCTCATCGAGGGCGGCGAGCTGGGGCTGGGACGGATCCCGGTGGAGGTCTTCCCACTCGAAGAAACCCCGGCCGCCTTCACCAAGGCCATGACCGCTGGAGCGGTCCTCAAAGTATTCGTTGGGCCGGCTGCGGCAGCCGTCCCTGGCAAGGGAGAAGCATGA
- a CDS encoding SDR family oxidoreductase produces the protein MTDTAAARCTPFDLTGSTAAITGASRGIGLGIALGLIRAGANLVALQRGPLAPELALAAAEAGVTAEATAIDLSSQDSVTQAIETTLAKHRIDILVNNAGTQIRHDSVEFPLEDFDAVMNINTRAVFQLCQGFGKAMVERGDGKIINLASLLTFQGGLRVPAYAASKGAVAQLTKALCNEWAPRGVNVNAVAPGYIATDMNQALLADSVRHEQISSRIPAARWGSGNDLAGAVVFLASPAADYVHGVVLPVDGGWLAR, from the coding sequence ATGACTGACACGGCAGCAGCGCGATGCACGCCATTTGACCTGACAGGCTCGACGGCGGCCATCACCGGAGCGTCCCGCGGCATCGGCTTGGGTATTGCCCTGGGCCTGATCCGGGCGGGTGCGAACCTCGTTGCGCTGCAACGCGGCCCACTCGCTCCGGAACTGGCCCTGGCCGCGGCGGAGGCAGGCGTAACTGCCGAAGCAACAGCCATCGACCTCTCCAGCCAGGACTCGGTTACCCAAGCGATCGAAACGACGCTTGCGAAGCACCGGATCGACATCCTGGTCAACAACGCCGGCACGCAGATCCGCCATGACTCCGTGGAGTTCCCGTTGGAGGACTTCGATGCGGTCATGAACATCAACACCCGGGCAGTGTTCCAGCTCTGCCAGGGCTTCGGTAAGGCCATGGTGGAGCGCGGCGACGGCAAAATCATCAATTTGGCCTCACTGCTGACGTTCCAGGGCGGATTGCGGGTTCCGGCCTACGCGGCGTCCAAGGGTGCAGTGGCCCAGCTGACCAAGGCGCTGTGCAATGAGTGGGCCCCACGAGGCGTCAACGTCAACGCCGTCGCCCCGGGTTACATCGCCACGGACATGAACCAGGCCTTGCTCGCCGACTCCGTCCGGCATGAGCAGATCTCCAGCCGGATCCCGGCCGCCCGATGGGGATCAGGCAACGACCTCGCCGGCGCGGTGGTGTTCCTGGCTTCCCCGGCCGCAGATTACGTGCACGGCGTTGTTCTTCCGGTCGACGGCGGGTGGCTGGCCCGATGA